From a region of the Aeoliella mucimassa genome:
- a CDS encoding GxxExxY protein, translating to MQAAFNVHCELGPGLLESVYEKCMTIELTRMGLSLKRQLNLPIKFRGTTIDGGLRIDLLVSDCVIVELKSVDQLAPIHEAQLLTYLKLANVRLGFLINFNVSLIKDGIKRMIH from the coding sequence GTGCAAGCAGCGTTTAATGTTCACTGCGAGCTAGGTCCCGGACTACTGGAATCGGTGTACGAGAAGTGCATGACGATCGAGCTAACTAGAATGGGTCTTAGTTTAAAGCGGCAGTTGAATCTACCGATAAAATTTCGAGGCACTACTATTGATGGTGGATTACGAATTGACTTACTAGTAAGCGACTGTGTAATCGTTGAGCTTAAGTCGGTCGATCAACTAGCTCCGATTCACGAAGCACAACTGTTAACCTATTTGAAGCTTGCAAACGTTCGACTTGGATTCCTTATCAACTTCAACGTCTCCTTAATAAAAGATGGCATCAAACGCATGATTCACTAG